A stretch of the Vitis vinifera cultivar Pinot Noir 40024 chromosome 16, ASM3070453v1 genome encodes the following:
- the LOC100267516 gene encoding uncharacterized protein LOC100267516 isoform X1 — protein sequence MEVFYFLVFGALSAVVAVIELSKNNKDRVNTTTAFNSFKNNYLLVYSLMMAGDWLQGPYVYFLYSTYGFGKGEIGQLFIAGFGSSMLFGTIVGSLADKQGRKRACVTYCITYILSCITKHSPQYRILMVGRVLGGIATSLLFSAFESWLVAEHNKRGFEQQWLSVTFSKAIFLGNGLVAILSGLFGNLLVDNLSLGPVAPFDAAACFLAVGMAVILSSWSENYGDPSENKDLLTQFKGAAVAIASDEKIALLGAIQSLFEGSMYTFVFLWTPALSPNEEEIPHGFIFATFMLASMLGSSVASRLLARASLKVESYMQIVFVISSASLLLPIVTNILVEPSKVKGGSISFAGCVQLLGFCTFEACVGIFWPSIMKMRSQYIPEEARSTIMNFFRIPLNIFVCIVLYNVCNLNGLIRCLTLHCSRHGHVKSRATQPYPPFFSLLCLSALSQTEPTKNPYKIQPGGWLSYCLLACQSLYLLMTEVLI from the exons ATGGAGGTCTTCTACTTCCTTGTATTTGGTGCACTCTCTGCAGTTGTAGCTGTTATTGAGCTCAGCAAGAACAACAAGGACCGAGTCAATACCACCACGGCTTTCAATTCTTTCAAGAACAATTATCTTCTTGTCTACTCTCTCATGATGG CCGGGGATTGGTTGCAGGGTCCTTATGTGTACTTCCTCTACAGTACGTATGGCTTCGGAAAAGGGGAGATTGGACAGTTGTTTATTGCTGGTTTTGGGTCCTCCATGTTGTTTGGCACGATTGTTGGATCTCTAGCTGACAAACA GGGACGGAAGAGAGCTTGTGTGACTTATTGCATTACTTATATACTGAGCTGCATTACCAAGCATTCACCTCAGTACAGAATTTTAATGGTGGGGCGTGTGTTGGGAGGTATCGCCACTTCTCTCCTGTTTTCAGCATTTGAGTCATGGCTTGTTGCCGAGCACAACAAG AGGGGCTTTGAGCAACAGTGGTTGTCTGTGACATTTTCAAAGGCAATATTTCTTGGCAATGGCCTTGTTGCTATTCTCTCTGGGTTGTTTGGAAATCTACTAGTAGATAACTTGAGCCTTGGCCCTGTGGCCCCTTTTGATGCTGCTGCATGCTTTCTAGCTGTTGGTATGGCTGTCATTTTGTCATCATGGTCTGAAAACTACGGTGATCCTTCAGAGAACAAGGACTTGCTTACACAGTTCAAGGGAGCTGCTGTTGCCATAGCTTCTG ATGAGAAAATTGCGTTGCTGGGTGCAATTCAGTCGTTGTTTGAAGGCTCAATGTATACTTTTGTGTTCCTCTGGACTCCTGCTCTAAGCCCAAATGAAGAGGAGATTCCCCATGGTTTCATCTTTGCAACTTTCATGTTGGCTTCAATGTTGGGAAGCTCTGTTGCTTCTCGACTGCTGGCCCGCGCATCACTCAAAGTTGAAAGTTACATGCAGATCGTTTTTGTGATCTCTTCTGCTTCTCTCCTGCTTCCCATTGTGACAAAT ATTTTGGTTGAACCTTCCAAGGTGAAAGGCGGAAGCATCTCATTTGCAGGTTGTGTCCAGCTTCTTGGCTTCTGCACATTCGAGGCTTGTGTGGGGATCTTCTGGCCGTCCATCATGAAGATGAGGTCCCAGTACATTCCAGAGGAGGCTAGAAGCACTATCATGAACTTCTTCCGCATTCCCCTCAATATCTTTGTGTGCATCGTGCTATATAATGTATGTAACCTTAATGGCTTAATTCGCTGCTTGACCTTACATTGTAGTAGGCATGGTCATGTGAAGAGCAGGGCAACTCAACCTTACCCACCTTTTTTTTCCCTGCTTTGTTTGAGCGCCCTCAGTCAAACTGAACCCACAAAAAACCCATATAAAATTCAACCTGGTGGTTGGCTATCCTATTGTTTATTAGCATGCCAATCTCTATATCTACTTATGACTGAAGTACTAATCTAA
- the LOC100262355 gene encoding uncharacterized protein LOC100262355: protein MERLPGDLCLKIFYLLDHQNLATSLQVCRKWKVLASDNILWSNLFKERWGEDRAAFYAPTGLKSWKDVYEAQDRCDRVGLGLKIIREGVGDYYLVHQGEIQHHLGSKRQRKGATNCSFSSETGFIGEGCSNGEEPCLGILDKILFFIGDLEVASTDAKRGRIL from the exons ATGGAGAGATTGCCAGGAGATCTCTGTCTCAAGATTTTCTACTTGTTGGATCACCAGAACCTTGCAACTTCTCTTCAAG TTTGCAGGAAGTGGAAGGTGTTGGCCTCAGACAACATTCTATGGTCAAACCTATTCAAGGAGAGATGGGGAGAAGATCGTGCTGCATTCTATGCCCCTACTGGTTTGAAATCATGGAAAGATGTGTATGAAGCACAAGACCGGTGTGATCGAGTTGGATT GGGCCTGAAGATAATCAGAGAAGGTGTCGGCGACTACTACCTTGTCCACCAAGGCGAAATCCAACACCATCTAGGTtccaagagacaaagaaagGGGGCAACTAATTGTTCATTCAGTTCAGAAACAGGCTTTATTGGAGAAGGATGCTCAAATGGAGAGGAACCCTGTTTGGGGATTCTGGACAAGATCCTTTTCTTCATTGGGGATTTGGAAGTTGCTTCAACAGATGCCAAACGCGGCAGAATACTGTAA
- the LOC100267516 gene encoding uncharacterized protein LOC100267516 isoform X2 has translation MEVFYFLVFGALSAVVAVIELSKNNKDRVNTTTAFNSFKNNYLLVYSLMMAGDWLQGPYVYFLYSTYGFGKGEIGQLFIAGFGSSMLFGTIVGSLADKQGRKRACVTYCITYILSCITKHSPQYRILMVGRVLGGIATSLLFSAFESWLVAEHNKRGFEQQWLSVTFSKAIFLGNGLVAILSGLFGNLLVDNLSLGPVAPFDAAACFLAVGMAVILSSWSENYGDPSENKDLLTQFKGAAVAIASDEKIALLGAIQSLFEGSMYTFVFLWTPALSPNEEEIPHGFIFATFMLASMLGSSVASRLLARASLKVESYMQIVFVISSASLLLPIVTNILVEPSKVKGGSISFAGCVQLLGFCTFEACVGIFWPSIMKMRSQYIPEEARSTIMNFFRIPLNIFVCIVLYNVNAFPITVMFGMCSIFLFVASILQRRLMVIADKSKTEDWASMKDKNMEAEPLNI, from the exons ATGGAGGTCTTCTACTTCCTTGTATTTGGTGCACTCTCTGCAGTTGTAGCTGTTATTGAGCTCAGCAAGAACAACAAGGACCGAGTCAATACCACCACGGCTTTCAATTCTTTCAAGAACAATTATCTTCTTGTCTACTCTCTCATGATGG CCGGGGATTGGTTGCAGGGTCCTTATGTGTACTTCCTCTACAGTACGTATGGCTTCGGAAAAGGGGAGATTGGACAGTTGTTTATTGCTGGTTTTGGGTCCTCCATGTTGTTTGGCACGATTGTTGGATCTCTAGCTGACAAACA GGGACGGAAGAGAGCTTGTGTGACTTATTGCATTACTTATATACTGAGCTGCATTACCAAGCATTCACCTCAGTACAGAATTTTAATGGTGGGGCGTGTGTTGGGAGGTATCGCCACTTCTCTCCTGTTTTCAGCATTTGAGTCATGGCTTGTTGCCGAGCACAACAAG AGGGGCTTTGAGCAACAGTGGTTGTCTGTGACATTTTCAAAGGCAATATTTCTTGGCAATGGCCTTGTTGCTATTCTCTCTGGGTTGTTTGGAAATCTACTAGTAGATAACTTGAGCCTTGGCCCTGTGGCCCCTTTTGATGCTGCTGCATGCTTTCTAGCTGTTGGTATGGCTGTCATTTTGTCATCATGGTCTGAAAACTACGGTGATCCTTCAGAGAACAAGGACTTGCTTACACAGTTCAAGGGAGCTGCTGTTGCCATAGCTTCTG ATGAGAAAATTGCGTTGCTGGGTGCAATTCAGTCGTTGTTTGAAGGCTCAATGTATACTTTTGTGTTCCTCTGGACTCCTGCTCTAAGCCCAAATGAAGAGGAGATTCCCCATGGTTTCATCTTTGCAACTTTCATGTTGGCTTCAATGTTGGGAAGCTCTGTTGCTTCTCGACTGCTGGCCCGCGCATCACTCAAAGTTGAAAGTTACATGCAGATCGTTTTTGTGATCTCTTCTGCTTCTCTCCTGCTTCCCATTGTGACAAAT ATTTTGGTTGAACCTTCCAAGGTGAAAGGCGGAAGCATCTCATTTGCAGGTTGTGTCCAGCTTCTTGGCTTCTGCACATTCGAGGCTTGTGTGGGGATCTTCTGGCCGTCCATCATGAAGATGAGGTCCCAGTACATTCCAGAGGAGGCTAGAAGCACTATCATGAACTTCTTCCGCATTCCCCTCAATATCTTTGTGTGCATCGTGCTATATAAT GTTAATGCATTCCCCATCACTGTCATGTTTGGCATGTGCTCGATTTTCCTCTTTGTGGCATCTATCTTGCAAAGGCGGCTCATGGTGATTGCTGACAAGTCAA AGACAGAAGATTGGGCATCAATGAAGGACAAAAATATGGAGGCAGAGCCATTGAACATCTGA